From Saccopteryx leptura isolate mSacLep1 chromosome 3, mSacLep1_pri_phased_curated, whole genome shotgun sequence, one genomic window encodes:
- the MARCKSL1 gene encoding MARCKS-related protein — translation MPGPAPSSGRIYIGSSAGGILARSRAAAGAAIWSGAEWGCSSVPPPIPLPLRREPHPFAGQADPAELSPCGASPGRLRAPPSRPTIMGSQSSKAPRGDVTAEEAAGASPAKANGQENGHVKSNGDLSPKGEGESPPVNGTEEAAGATGDAIEPAPPSQGAEAKGDVPPKETPKKKKKFSFKKPFKLSGLSFKRNRKEGGGESSASSPTEEEQEQGEIGACSEEGTAQEGKAVAIPESQEPQAKGAEGSATSKGGDTEEEAGPQAAEMSTPSGPESGPTPASEQNE, via the exons ATGCCCGGCCCCGCCCCAAGCTCGGGGCGCATATATATAGGCAGCTCGGCGGGCGGCATTCTGGCGCGGAGCAGAGCGGCGGCGGGCGCAGCTATCTGGTCTGGTGCGGAGTGGGGGTGCAGCTCGGTTCCCCCCCCCATACCCCTCCCCCTCAGGCGCGAGCCCCACCCCTTCGCCGGCCAGGCCGACCCAGCAGAACTATCCCCCTGCGGCGCGAGCCCGGGGCGGCTCCGGGCGCCCCCCAGCAGACCCACCATCATGGGCAGCCAGAGCTCCAAGGCTCCCCGGGGAGACGTGACCGCCGAAGAGGCAGCAGGCGCTTCCCCTGCTAAGGCCAACGGACAG GAGAATGGCCACGTGAAAAGCAATGGAGACTTATCCCCCAAGGGTGAAGGGGAGTCGCCCCCTGTGAACGGAACAGAGGAGGCAGCTGGGGCCACTGGTGATGCCATCGAGCCAGCACCCCCTAGCCAGGGAGCTGAGGCCAAGGGGGATGTCCCTCCCAAGGAGACccccaagaagaagaagaaattctcTTTCAAGAAGCCTTTCAAATTGAGTGGCCTGTCCTTCAAGAGAAAtcggaaggagggtgggggtgaatcctctgcctcctcacccaCTGAGGAAGAGCAGGAGCAGGGAGAGATCGGTGCCTGCAGCGAGGAAGGCACTGCCCAGGAAGGGAAGGCTGTTGCCATCCCTGAGAGCCAGGAGCCCCAAGCCAAGGGGGCAGAGGGTAGTGCTACCTCCAAGGGAGGAGATACAGAAGAAGAGGCAGGGCCCCAGGCTGCAGAGATGTCCACTCCTTCAGGGCCGGAGAGTGGCCCTACACCTGCCAGCGAGCAGAATGAGTag